Proteins from a genomic interval of Onychostoma macrolepis isolate SWU-2019 chromosome 17, ASM1243209v1, whole genome shotgun sequence:
- the tfb2m gene encoding dimethyladenosine transferase 2, mitochondrial: protein MAACGGCRFFVLTLRTLCGTSRSASPCSLPLTKHRTLSTSARTYTLDPFPSGSRKTPAQVGKPERISPSTGGIQRNLSAVAVPLQGQFRPLCRYDPLDLGDVDENTQKALACKHLRRFIVDPSLARIVTNHLAGDIDDGKAVIFECNPGPGVLTRALLNCGAQRVVALESDTNFLPELKDLESKLEGQLDVVHCDFFKLDPIGHGSMKPPVMYSEKLFSDLAISEVPWSADVPVKIVGIFSQRNEKNILWKLIYNLFERRSIFRYGRVELIMFISQKEYTKLVTRPRDYKNYQAFSVLWQMACDIELLHEEPLSSFLTVSKKTGRPSSKNTQSQSDNLCLVRITPREDLFNSHLTPLNGSTLVLMLKQCLAKRKSRLIEQINSWSPGSGSELISKLGFLDDTMTGDVYPDEFKHLFELMEQSGNFTESWLYEETLETTNTGHA from the exons ATGGCAGCGTGTGGAGGATGTAGGTTCTTTGTCCTGACTTTAAGAACTCTGTGTGGAACATCAAGATCTGCATCACCCTGCTCTCTGCCTTTAACTAAACACAGGACTTTGTCCACCTCTGCGAGAACTTACACTCTAGACCCATTCCCCTCCGGGTCAAGGAAGACCCCGGCTCAGGTGGGCAAACCAGAGCGAATATCTCCTTCCACAGGAGGCATTCAGAGGAACCTCTCTGCTGTTGCCGTGCCCCTGCAGGGTCAGTTTCGCCCCCTCTGCCGGTACGATCCTTTAGATTTGGGAGATGTGGATGAGAACACACAGAAAGCGCTGGCCTGTAAACACCTGAGACGGTTCATCGTAGACCCTTCCCTCGCACGAATCGTGACCAACCACCTTGCTGGAGACATTGATGATGGGAAAGCTGTTATATTTGAGTGTAACCCAG GTCCTGGGGTGTTGACACGCGCTCTGCTGAACTGTGGGGCTCAAAGAGTAGTTGCCCTGGAAAGTGATACAAACTTCCTTCCTGAGCTGAAG GACCTGGAGAGCAAACTGGAAGGACAGCTGGATGTGGTTCATTGTGACTTCTTCAAACTGGATCCCATCGGCCACGGCAGCATGAAACCTCCCGTCATGTACTCAGAGAAGCTCTTCTCTGACCTTGCCATCTCCGAGGTTCCTTGGTCAGCAG ATGTCCCAGTCAAAATTGTGGGGATCTTCTCACAAAGAAATGAGAAGAACATACTGTGGAAGCTGATTTACAACCTGTTTGAGCGCCGCTCCATTTTCCGCTACGGACGTGTGGAGTTGATCATGTTCATCAGCCAGAAAGAATATACG AAACTAGTGACCCGTCCTAGAGATTATAAGAACTACCAAGCTTTCAGTGTTCTCTGGCAGATGGCCTGTGATATTGAGTTACTGCATGAG GAGCCTTTGTCATCCTTTTTAACTGTAAGCAAGAAGACTGGAAGGCCTTCCTCAAAGAACACT CAATCCCAGAGTGATAACCTTTGCTTGGTGCGGATAACTCCACGTGAGGACTTGTTTAACTCTCACCTGACTCCCTTGAACGGCAGCACTCTGGTTTTGATGCTGAAACAATGCCTTGCCAAAAGGAAAAGCAGATTGATAGAACAAATTAA CTCATGGAGTCCCGGCAGTGGATCAGAGCTCATTTCAAAGCTCGGCTTCCTTGACGACACAATGACAGGCGACGTTTACCCTGATGAGTTCAAGCATTTGTTTGAGCTAATGGAGCAGTCCGGAAACTTCACTGAGAGCTGGCTTTATGAGGAGACGCTGGAAACCACAAACACCGGTCACGCATAA